From the genome of Pelagicoccus sp. SDUM812003, one region includes:
- a CDS encoding NAD(P)-dependent alcohol dehydrogenase encodes MRVVRCDKYGPAAEALKVAEMEKPQPKAGEVLVKLKATSATSGDCRIRGLNVPSGFGMMMRLMLGFRGPRQPILGLNFSGVVEALGQGARAFEVGDEVFGSTEMRMGCYAEYVSVPVEMAVAKKPKSVSFEEAAVFPFGAMTALSFLRDKAKLQPSQSILIYGASGAVGAASVQLAKQMGARVTGVCSSANQGLVASLGADAVLDYRVQDMSQLEREFDVVFDTVGMLGLANGIRLTRRGGVCLFAVAGVPDLFRILWKTMTSGRKVSGGVATEKKDDLEYLLGFLSRGLLLPVIDRSYRLEEMVEAHEYVERGRKKGNVAILVD; translated from the coding sequence ATGAGGGTGGTGAGATGCGACAAGTACGGACCTGCGGCAGAAGCGCTGAAGGTGGCGGAAATGGAGAAACCTCAGCCGAAAGCGGGCGAGGTTTTGGTGAAACTGAAAGCGACTTCCGCGACATCGGGCGACTGCCGTATCCGTGGTTTGAATGTGCCGTCGGGATTCGGGATGATGATGCGATTGATGCTGGGATTTCGAGGCCCGCGGCAGCCCATTCTTGGGTTGAATTTTTCGGGAGTCGTGGAGGCGTTAGGGCAAGGCGCGCGCGCATTCGAGGTCGGAGACGAAGTGTTCGGGTCGACTGAAATGCGCATGGGCTGCTACGCGGAGTATGTCAGCGTGCCAGTGGAGATGGCGGTGGCTAAAAAGCCGAAATCGGTGAGCTTCGAGGAAGCGGCCGTGTTTCCGTTTGGGGCAATGACGGCGTTGTCGTTTCTCAGAGATAAAGCGAAATTGCAGCCGAGTCAGTCGATCCTGATCTATGGAGCTTCTGGGGCGGTCGGGGCCGCGTCGGTGCAGCTGGCGAAACAGATGGGAGCGAGGGTGACGGGTGTCTGCAGCTCGGCGAATCAGGGGTTGGTAGCGTCGCTTGGCGCCGATGCTGTATTGGATTATCGAGTACAGGATATGTCGCAGCTCGAGCGGGAATTCGACGTCGTATTCGACACGGTGGGCATGCTTGGTTTGGCGAATGGCATTCGGTTGACCCGCCGCGGCGGGGTGTGTCTTTTCGCGGTAGCTGGCGTGCCAGACCTTTTTCGAATCCTTTGGAAAACCATGACCAGCGGTCGAAAAGTGAGCGGCGGTGTGGCGACGGAGAAAAAGGATGATTTAGAGTATCTGCTTGGATTTCTTTCGAGGGGGCTTCTGTTGCCGGTAATCGATCGAAGCTATCGGCTGGAAGAAATGGTAGAGGCTCACGAGTACGTCGAGAGAGGTCGCAAGAAGGGAAATGTCGCGATTTTAGTCGATTGA
- a CDS encoding glycoside hydrolase family 95 protein encodes MSPLKPFFAIAAIALTAPLLLEAQTIRDDQAAVEWTDAYPVGNGRLGAMPFSQFPTEKILLNEETIWHRGPDLRMPKDSFKHLETIRELEAAGKYAEADRVFETKLQKPADPYSYQYLGWLQLDYLTDASLESTNRQLELQTGIASTTHTLSDGNQVTQRVYASAPLDLLVVEITATSPIGLRLSIEDGRVEDGDLVLDGISDGEHPDRTRYQGRFRFAESANAENDTLLAPARRSHTLLLSAATNFDLHRSGTMLSDGWQSANIQKLDTAENSLATLRQTAIADHRTYFDRVTIDLGETAPEIASLTTPERLKRIQDGNTDDPDLIETYFQFGRYLLIASSRPGTFPANLQGIWNPHEWAPWSSDFHLNINIQMNYWHAETTNLSELHQPFFDLIRYYQPKGREMAKRLGMKGWGMGHASDIWANAHMMSSRSYWGGSFFGGQWMTLHILEQFRFTQDTDFLAEHWDLLTASVEFVDSWLIPGPEDGQLMARPACSPENSFLYTDENGEAQSAAFSAGNSFDQYMVLQVFSDYLEAAEALGKQDDAFAQEIASKLPKVYRPRIANDGRLMEWRLPFEEKEPAHRHISHVLGAYPGNQINLDTDPEMRSAVEKVIEERIAKGGAATGWSRAWTIGMYARLSEAETAYHHLIEILRQSTVGNLFDMHPPFQIDGNFGATAAIAEMLLHSHNDEIRLLPALPEAWATGSVSGLRARGDFTITMNWKDGELASAEIVFGDNSPPSIVVRYAGQTIELRGQPGSIQTIDSANF; translated from the coding sequence GTGTCACCTCTAAAACCCTTCTTTGCAATCGCTGCCATCGCCCTCACAGCCCCCCTCCTTCTCGAGGCCCAAACCATTCGCGACGACCAAGCTGCCGTCGAGTGGACAGACGCCTATCCGGTCGGGAACGGACGCCTCGGGGCCATGCCGTTCAGCCAGTTCCCCACCGAGAAGATCCTGCTCAACGAGGAGACCATCTGGCACCGCGGTCCGGACCTGCGCATGCCGAAGGATAGCTTCAAGCACCTGGAGACCATTCGCGAGCTGGAGGCCGCCGGCAAGTACGCCGAAGCGGACCGGGTCTTCGAAACCAAACTGCAAAAACCCGCCGATCCCTATAGCTATCAATACCTCGGCTGGCTGCAGCTCGACTACCTGACCGACGCCTCCCTCGAATCCACAAACCGCCAGCTCGAGCTTCAGACCGGCATCGCTTCCACGACCCACACGCTCAGCGACGGAAACCAAGTCACCCAACGCGTCTACGCCTCCGCCCCGCTCGACCTGCTCGTGGTCGAGATCACAGCGACCTCCCCGATCGGACTCCGCCTCAGTATCGAAGACGGACGGGTCGAGGACGGCGACCTTGTCCTAGACGGCATCAGCGACGGCGAGCACCCGGATCGCACCCGCTACCAGGGACGCTTCCGCTTCGCGGAGTCGGCAAACGCCGAAAACGACACCCTGCTCGCTCCCGCCCGTCGATCCCACACCCTTCTCCTTTCCGCCGCCACAAACTTCGACCTTCACCGAAGCGGCACGATGCTCTCCGATGGCTGGCAATCCGCCAACATCCAAAAACTCGATACAGCGGAAAACAGCCTGGCCACGCTTCGTCAAACCGCCATCGCCGACCACAGAACCTACTTCGATCGCGTCACTATCGACCTCGGGGAAACCGCTCCCGAAATCGCGAGTCTCACCACGCCCGAACGCCTCAAACGTATCCAAGACGGAAATACCGACGATCCCGACTTGATCGAAACCTACTTCCAGTTCGGACGCTACCTGCTCATCGCATCCTCTCGTCCCGGCACCTTCCCGGCTAACCTGCAAGGCATCTGGAATCCCCACGAATGGGCCCCTTGGAGTTCCGATTTCCATCTGAACATCAACATCCAGATGAACTACTGGCACGCGGAGACCACCAATCTCTCCGAACTGCACCAGCCGTTCTTCGACCTCATCCGCTACTACCAGCCCAAAGGACGCGAAATGGCGAAACGCCTCGGCATGAAAGGCTGGGGCATGGGCCACGCCTCCGACATCTGGGCCAACGCTCACATGATGTCCAGCCGCAGCTACTGGGGCGGCTCCTTCTTCGGCGGACAATGGATGACGCTTCACATCCTCGAGCAGTTTCGCTTCACCCAGGACACCGACTTTCTCGCCGAGCACTGGGACCTGCTCACCGCCTCCGTGGAGTTCGTCGATTCCTGGCTGATCCCCGGCCCCGAGGACGGACAGCTCATGGCCCGCCCCGCCTGCTCGCCCGAAAACTCCTTTCTCTACACCGACGAAAACGGCGAGGCCCAATCCGCCGCCTTTTCCGCTGGCAACAGCTTCGACCAATACATGGTTCTGCAAGTGTTCAGCGACTACCTCGAAGCCGCCGAAGCTCTCGGCAAACAGGACGATGCCTTCGCTCAAGAAATCGCGTCGAAACTACCAAAGGTCTATCGTCCTCGCATCGCAAACGACGGACGTCTCATGGAATGGCGCCTGCCCTTCGAGGAAAAAGAGCCAGCCCATCGCCACATATCCCACGTGCTCGGAGCCTACCCAGGCAATCAGATAAATTTGGATACAGATCCCGAAATGCGCAGCGCCGTCGAAAAGGTAATCGAGGAACGCATCGCCAAAGGCGGAGCCGCCACCGGCTGGAGTCGAGCCTGGACCATCGGCATGTACGCTCGCCTCTCGGAAGCGGAAACCGCCTACCATCACCTCATCGAAATCCTCCGACAATCCACTGTCGGCAATCTCTTCGACATGCACCCGCCCTTCCAGATCGATGGCAACTTCGGCGCCACCGCCGCCATTGCGGAAATGCTGCTGCACAGCCACAACGACGAGATCAGGCTCCTACCCGCTCTGCCAGAAGCTTGGGCGACCGGTTCCGTATCCGGACTTCGGGCACGGGGAGATTTCACCATCACCATGAACTGGAAGGATGGGGAGCTCGCGTCAGCGGAAATCGTCTTCGGAGACAACAGCCCCCCAAGCATCGTCGTTCGCTACGCTGGCCAAACCATCGAACTGCGCGGCCAACCCGGCAGTATTCAAACAATCGATTCAGCGAACTTCTAA
- a CDS encoding S41 family peptidase, with translation MVNVVSLLGIALAVSVAFPCWASTDRFVASWSEDLDVYRGQLESNHIDLYHRLSEEAFVQRVEAIRERLPELSRFEVIVELMRLTSDIGDSHTALPLWEISLDRYPFDLYEFEGEFRITRVDKRYESLLGAKLLRIEETDIAEAAELFADIVPFADNAQSRRSRVASYLTSSELLQGLGICEQATRARFVFELEGGALRTIVLQADANEESEYVAYRLASPDLTPPEGTKDRDLWFKTMEDGRTVYLRFHRYRSMEEMESFSRRLYMHVSDGGIQNVVIDLRGNYGGDLFAGLKIAQYLNYIDTIDWLSGVYVLTDRQTFSASMVNAVQFRQILNARIVGEPSGARPVGYQDMGQIYLPNSKLGVCYSKRLFRLQLDDTEFVQPDLVIEPSWERYSDGVDEAALVVFQALARKGER, from the coding sequence ATGGTCAACGTAGTCTCCCTTCTGGGGATCGCTCTCGCGGTTTCCGTCGCGTTTCCCTGCTGGGCGTCGACGGATCGATTTGTCGCCAGCTGGAGCGAAGATCTCGACGTTTATCGCGGCCAGCTCGAATCGAATCACATCGACCTCTACCACAGGCTGAGCGAGGAAGCCTTCGTTCAGCGCGTCGAAGCGATTCGCGAGCGGCTCCCGGAGCTCAGTCGCTTCGAGGTCATCGTGGAACTGATGCGACTGACGAGCGACATCGGCGACAGCCATACCGCCCTCCCATTGTGGGAGATTTCGCTCGATCGGTATCCGTTTGATCTATACGAGTTCGAGGGCGAGTTTCGAATAACTCGGGTGGACAAACGCTACGAGTCGCTACTGGGGGCGAAGCTATTGCGTATCGAGGAAACGGATATCGCCGAAGCGGCTGAGCTGTTCGCGGATATCGTGCCATTCGCCGATAACGCCCAGTCTCGACGGAGTCGCGTGGCGAGTTATTTGACAAGCAGCGAGCTGCTGCAGGGACTCGGCATTTGCGAGCAGGCGACGCGGGCTCGCTTCGTGTTTGAGCTCGAAGGCGGCGCGCTTCGAACGATCGTCCTTCAGGCGGATGCGAATGAAGAAAGCGAGTACGTGGCCTATCGGCTCGCCTCTCCGGATCTGACGCCCCCAGAAGGTACGAAGGATCGGGATCTTTGGTTCAAGACCATGGAAGATGGGCGCACGGTTTACCTGCGATTCCATCGATATCGATCGATGGAGGAGATGGAATCGTTTTCGCGCCGCTTGTACATGCATGTCTCCGATGGCGGTATCCAGAATGTGGTGATCGACTTGAGAGGCAACTACGGTGGCGACCTTTTCGCGGGATTGAAGATTGCTCAATACCTCAACTACATCGACACCATCGATTGGCTGTCAGGCGTTTACGTTCTTACCGATCGTCAGACCTTTTCCGCCTCCATGGTGAACGCGGTGCAGTTTCGGCAGATTCTCAACGCTCGGATAGTGGGCGAACCCTCGGGGGCGCGTCCGGTGGGCTATCAGGACATGGGGCAGATCTATTTGCCGAACTCCAAGCTGGGGGTCTGCTACTCGAAGCGGCTGTTCCGACTTCAGCTCGACGATACCGAATTCGTGCAGCCGGACCTGGTGATCGAGCCGAGCTGGGAACGCTATAGCGACGGGGTGGACGAAGCGGCCCTCGTCGTTTTCCAAGCCTTGGCTCGCAAGGGCGAGCGGTGA
- a CDS encoding MerR family transcriptional regulator translates to MYTIRELALRHRLSRSALLYYDEIDLLPPSARTAANYRLYDQSAAERLERICDYRQAGLSLERIKELLSDPPSRVTRALNARLTEINREIKDLRQQQAKIVSMLKSSSRFRATRYMDKERWVELMGASGLSEDDMRRWHQTFEAASPEAHQDFLESIGIPADEIVSIRNASRETGFEKRQEPC, encoded by the coding sequence ATGTACACCATTCGCGAACTCGCCCTGCGCCACCGCCTGTCTCGTAGCGCCTTGCTCTACTACGACGAGATCGATCTCCTTCCCCCAAGCGCCCGCACAGCGGCAAACTATCGTCTATACGACCAATCAGCAGCCGAACGACTGGAGCGCATCTGCGACTACCGTCAGGCCGGGCTCTCGCTTGAACGAATCAAGGAACTGCTCAGCGATCCGCCCAGCCGCGTCACGCGGGCCCTAAACGCCCGACTCACCGAAATCAATCGCGAGATCAAAGACCTGCGCCAGCAACAGGCGAAAATCGTATCCATGCTCAAAAGCTCGTCGCGCTTTCGAGCGACGCGCTACATGGACAAGGAACGTTGGGTCGAGCTGATGGGCGCGTCCGGTCTTAGCGAAGACGATATGCGTCGCTGGCACCAAACCTTCGAAGCGGCCTCTCCCGAAGCGCACCAGGACTTTCTCGAGTCCATCGGCATCCCAGCCGACGAGATCGTCTCCATCAGAAACGCCTCCCGAGAGACCGGATTCGAGAAGCGACAGGAGCCTTGCTGA
- a CDS encoding mechanosensitive ion channel family protein, with amino-acid sequence MAEGNEGHGPGQALASTLGAKPAGGEAMNWEQWLERIPYNILINILVVVVAAAVLNLVARRLFERNLRKAMNSERRTGIAFLRNAVTATIFVLATVAVVYSIPAVRSLAVGFFAGASILAAIIGFASQKAFSNIVSGIFIVLFKPFRVDDIIKIGGEIGTIEDITLRHTVIRALENKRLIYPNSVIDTEAIINWSIRDEKAQKFMFISIDFESDLERAEKIIVEVSRAHKDLLDLRTDEEVAEGVPLVDVQLLDFNGSMVNYRVPLWARDLPTAMRMTWEVQREVKRRFDQEGIHLGRPSQVNYQAGSVGKSRQIVDTEKES; translated from the coding sequence GTGGCGGAGGGAAACGAGGGGCATGGCCCAGGACAGGCACTGGCGTCGACGCTTGGCGCGAAACCGGCTGGCGGAGAAGCGATGAATTGGGAGCAGTGGCTCGAGAGGATCCCGTACAACATCCTCATCAACATCTTGGTTGTGGTGGTTGCTGCGGCGGTTCTGAACCTGGTGGCGCGTCGTTTGTTCGAGCGCAACTTGAGGAAGGCCATGAACAGCGAACGGCGCACCGGCATCGCCTTCCTGCGCAACGCGGTGACGGCCACCATTTTCGTTTTGGCCACGGTGGCGGTGGTGTACAGCATCCCTGCGGTTCGGTCGCTCGCGGTGGGCTTCTTCGCGGGCGCCAGCATCTTGGCGGCGATCATCGGCTTCGCCTCGCAAAAAGCGTTTTCCAACATCGTGAGCGGCATTTTCATCGTGCTCTTCAAGCCCTTTCGAGTGGACGACATCATCAAGATCGGCGGGGAGATCGGTACCATCGAGGACATCACCTTGCGGCACACGGTGATTCGAGCCCTGGAGAACAAGCGCTTGATCTACCCGAATTCGGTGATCGATACCGAAGCGATCATCAACTGGTCCATTCGCGACGAGAAGGCTCAGAAGTTCATGTTCATCAGCATCGACTTCGAGTCGGATCTGGAGCGAGCGGAGAAAATCATCGTCGAGGTGTCGCGCGCCCACAAGGACTTGCTCGATCTCCGTACGGACGAGGAAGTGGCGGAAGGGGTCCCGCTGGTTGACGTGCAGCTGCTCGATTTCAATGGCAGCATGGTCAACTATCGCGTGCCGTTGTGGGCCAGGGACCTGCCGACTGCGATGCGCATGACTTGGGAGGTGCAGCGCGAAGTGAAGCGGCGCTTCGACCAGGAAGGCATTCACCTGGGACGTCCTTCGCAGGTGAACTATCAGGCCGGAAGCGTGGGAAAAAGTCGCCAGATCGTGGATACCGAGAAGGAGTCCTGA